The Oenanthe melanoleuca isolate GR-GAL-2019-014 chromosome 1A, OMel1.0, whole genome shotgun sequence genome contains a region encoding:
- the PHLDA1 gene encoding pleckstrin homology-like domain family A member 1 — translation MLESGCKAVKEGMLEKRSDGLLQLWKKKRCILTEEGLLLIPPKHPPPPPQQQQQPAEPAAKIKELHFSNMKTVDCVERKGKYVYFTVVMAEGKEIDFRCAQEQGWNAAITLQMVQYKNRQAILAVRSTRQKQQHLAAPHGPRLRGASNSA, via the coding sequence ATGCTGGAGAGCGGCTGTAAGGCGGTGAAGGAGGGCATGCTGGAGAAGAGGAGCGacgggctgctgcagctctggaagaaGAAGCGCTGTATCCTCACCGAGGAGGGGCTGCTCCTCATCCCCCCCAAGCatcccccgccgccgccgcagcagcagcagcaaccgGCCGAGCCGGCGGCCAAGATCAAGGAGCTTCACTTCTCCAACATGAAGACGGTGGACTGCGTGGAGCGGAAGGGCAAGTACGTGTACTTCACGGTGGTGATGGCCGAGGGGAAGGAGATCGACTTTCGGTGCGcgcaggagcagggctggaacgCGGCGATCACGCTGCAGATGGTGCAGTACAAGAACCGCCAGGCCATCCTGGCCGTGCGCTCCACCcggcagaagcagcagcacctggcgGCCCCGCACGGGCCGCGCCTCCGCGGCGCCTCCAACTCCGCCTAG